The DNA segment ATTTGTAGCAATAGGACCCGGATTGATGGTAGTGACATTAATTTTATCTGGTATCAATTCTAAGCGAAGCGCATTGGAGAAACCAAGTACTGCATATTTCGTTGCAGAATATACGGTTGATTTTGGTGTTGCAATTTTGGCTGCTTGAGAGGCTATGTTAATAATATGGCCTGATTTACGTGCTTGCATTTGCGGTAAGATAAGCTGAGTTAATTGAATTAAACCTAATACATTCGTGTCAAACATTTTTTCAATAGTCTCAAAAGGGATATCTACTGCGTTTTCAAATAAACCAAAACCTGCACAGTTGACTAAAACATCGATTTGATACAATTTATTTATCTCTGCACTAACTTGTTTTACTTGCTCAAAATCTGTCATATCAAGGGTAAAATAAGTAGCCTCTACTGAAAAATTGTTACTTATTTCTTTTTGTAACTCTATTAATTTTTCTGTACTTCTTGCTGTAATGATAACATTAGCACCAGATGCGGCAACTTGTCTTGTGATTTCTGCTCCAAGCCCATTAGAAGCACCTGTAATTAGTACTGTTTTATTCTTTAAAAATGCGTTCATTTGTCACTCTCCTACCTCGAAAACAGCTAAATCATAGGCTATTTCGGTATTTTCAAAAACAGACTTTGCTTCTATTAATAATGCTTTACTTGCATCTCGGTCATATCTGGAACTGATATGAGTTAAAATTAATTTTTTCACATTGGCTTTTTTGGCAAGATTAGCAGCTTGAAGCGTTGTAGAGTGCATGTATTCTCCTGCCATCTTTCCTTTATCGCCTTCAAATGTAGCTTCATGCACTAAAATATCGGCATTTAATGCTAATTCAAGTTCACTTGCAGTTTCTTTTGTATCACCAAAAATACTAATAATTTTTCCTTTTTGCGGCTCACCAATGTAGTTCTTACCATCAACTACTCGACCATCCTCTAATTCAACAACTTCGCCATTTTTTAGCTTTTGGAAAATAGGTCCTGCTTCGATACCCTCAGCTTTTAATTTTTCTGCATTGAGTGCCCCTTGTTTATCTTTTTCAACAATCCGGTAACCAAAACTCCGAACACCGTGTTCTAAATCATCTGCAATAACAGAAAACATCTTATCTTCAAAAATTAAACCTGGCTCAATTTCATTAAAAATAATTTTATATGTAAGTCTAGTTCCACTTAATCTTAAAGAAGTTTCTACATATTCGGCAATTCCAGCAGGTCCATATATTGTGATTGTAGAGTCGCCACCTTGAAATGAACGGCTACTTAATAAACCTGGTAAGCCAAAAATATGGTCGCCATGCATATGTGTAATGAATATTTTTTCTAGTTTACTTAATTTAATTTGACTACGCATGATTTGGTGCTGTGTCGCTTCTCCGCAATCAAATAACCAGATTGTTTTTCGTTCATTGAGCATTGAAAGTGCAATGGATGTGACATTACGGCCTCTTGACGGTACGCCAGCTCCAGTTCCTAAAAAAACAAGTTCCATATTTCGTTTCAGTCCCTTCCCAGTTCGTGTCTTATTTTATCACATTCTTAAACGAACGGGAAATAAACATTTTTGCCTTAAAACCCTTATAATTCAGAAATAACTGTCAAATTAAAAAAATATT comes from the Listeria welshimeri serovar 6b str. SLCC5334 genome and includes:
- a CDS encoding SDR family NAD(P)-dependent oxidoreductase is translated as MNAFLKNKTVLITGASNGLGAEITRQVAASGANVIITARSTEKLIELQKEISNNFSVEATYFTLDMTDFEQVKQVSAEINKLYQIDVLVNCAGFGLFENAVDIPFETIEKMFDTNVLGLIQLTQLILPQMQARKSGHIINIASQAAKIATPKSTVYSATKYAVLGFSNALRLELIPDKINVTTINPGPIATNFFDVADKSGNYLETVGKLVLQPEKVARKTVEIMGTKRREINLPFVMNIATRLYQVMPQVIEFFGKGAFLKK
- the rnz gene encoding ribonuclease Z, whose product is MELVFLGTGAGVPSRGRNVTSIALSMLNERKTIWLFDCGEATQHQIMRSQIKLSKLEKIFITHMHGDHIFGLPGLLSSRSFQGGDSTITIYGPAGIAEYVETSLRLSGTRLTYKIIFNEIEPGLIFEDKMFSVIADDLEHGVRSFGYRIVEKDKQGALNAEKLKAEGIEAGPIFQKLKNGEVVELEDGRVVDGKNYIGEPQKGKIISIFGDTKETASELELALNADILVHEATFEGDKGKMAGEYMHSTTLQAANLAKKANVKKLILTHISSRYDRDASKALLIEAKSVFENTEIAYDLAVFEVGE